TGAAAAGCTGGGGAATGACGGTCTCTATCTTACAACCCCTCAATGCAGCCTCTTGTGTTTCTAGTTTGTCTAGAAGCATCCTAGAACCGAGAACtatagtgctagctagctagcttcccTTAATAATGAGCACTGGTGTGGAGGCTGGAAATGAAAAAGGGCAAAAGCGGACAGGAagcaaaggaaaagaaagagtgtACATTTATGAGAGTTATGGAGTTTCTAGCCGTGTTTACAGAAGACAGATGACAAATATGAAAAATTtaaggaacctttggaggttcttcagtttgaaactgtggaggaaccccCTTAAGGTGCTtagaggaaccttcaaggaacccttttcttctaaaagccttttcttgaaggttcctccacagtttcaaactgaagaacctctaaagaaTCGTGTCATTGTGTGTGAAGATTTTACCACTTTAAAAATCCCCAAAACAATCGTACTCGGTGTGGATAGGCCTTTATGCGTCACACTCAATACATCACATTTTCTTACCAAACCCGATGTGTAGATGATGCGTTTCATTTCCTACCAGAACAACATTatttgtccaaaagtatccaaaagtatccagacaccagAATTTATCTGACATGGCCAATCAGTTGTGCACACCCAGCTGCCCTAATCCCCACACAAAAGCACTGCCATTAGAATTACAAGCTCTGAAGCACCCTTATATAAGTTCTAGCTGTGGAACTCTGTTCTCTGCAGTGATGgatctcagaatcagaatctctttatttcaccaagtaatgctcacagcaatgctccagtgTGTGGTGTGAAGTCTTTCCAGATAACTGCAACAAAAGGGGTGGCACACCAGCgtctgtttacttgctgcctaacacATCCCACCCCTTGACCAATGCCCCTTTtgacttcacctgtcagtggtggtAACATTAGCCTGCATTAGCCTCACAGATCCAGTCCAACGTTTAGATGGcaaatacagtacatacagtctGTCAAATCAACCACATTTGATTTAGAAGTGCGATTTTTGGCTGAACCATTGCTGTAAACGTTGGAGGATGTACGAAGAACATTATATCAGTCATTTCTGCTGAAAACAATATTTCTCCTCCTGCTTTAAGGTAGTGGAAGTGATGCAGCGTCACTGTTAACCAGCGCAAAGCTAAAAGGAGACCATTACATACTGAACGGCTCCAAGGTACACTTCTTCATCATAAAGGTCTTAATGTGGTGGGAAAAGACAGGCCCTTATAGTTGCATGTGTGTATTTCCTAGGCTTTCGTCAGCGGAGGAGGCGACACAGATGTGTATGTGGTGATGTGTCGTACTGGCGGGAAGGGTTCTAAAGGGATTTCCTGTGTGGTGGTGGAGAAAGGAACTCCAGGACTCCGTTTcggaaaaaaggagaagaaggtGAGCTCGGATAGGATCAGATACCGGGAATGATGTTATTACTCTGTGGAAATAAATGAAGGTCTTCTTGGACTACCACTGCAACACTAAACCCAAAATGCTGTGCTGATCAGATGaaattaagtgtgtgtgttttaatgcacATGAATGTAAGGAACGTCTCAATTGGGTATTTTGCCTGCttgctgctgattaatacgtTCCGTAAAATCCCTATATTTTCAGTAGCattttctataatgagacattctggactgattgatttagtttaatCAAGACTTTTcctaaaatgactgttttagaGTGTGTCTTATAATCCACtttgactctcctccctgaccaatctccttaacaacactgcagtcagatcacttcatgtgtgtgtgtgtagtggtgatACACTCTGggctgatatctgttgttgttgttgctggtctactggtgtgaaataactggtttatactgagtgaatgtgctgtgatttgggtttctcccattctcctgctggtaaaacagagcgtttcaatGATATTATggccttttttcatgttccactgtaaaatagctccacactgcctAGAATCTCAATTCTTTATTTACTGTCTAAGGACGTCTGCACTGTTGGTGGTTGGCAGAAATACCTTATATTGGCACAttgaggccaccagatggcaccCCGAACACTGTGGATAAAATATTGGATttggaactggattgggattaagaTCTATTCAAATATGCCTGGAATAATTATGGATGGGGATTGGGGCCCATTTCTTTATTCGTCCATTGTTGAAGtgcatgcttgtctataatttgtATATAATTGTACCACTCATATTAAAAAGACATGTACAGGTTTTGTTTGCATGCAAATATACTGGCCTATTCTGATGAGTTGGATTCATATGGCACTTTAGATTGGTTAGCAGTTTTACAAATGCACTGGTTTGTTCTTCAAATgcaatgctctaaatgtagctGTAGCTCTGTAGTTCAGCCACTCGAGGGCACTAATGGCAATCATTCAATCCAGCCCAATAACCATCACCAGTATAACTGCAGCCTGTGTTCTATAGGTGGGCTGGAACTCCCAGCCGACGAGAGCAGTGATATTTGAAGACTGTGCGGTTCCTGTGACTAATCGGCTGGGAGAGGAAGGACAAGGTTTCAACTTTGCCATGAAAGCTCTGAATGGGGGCAGGATTAACATCAGTGAGTTATCAGAGGAGAAAGGAGTGCAGTGTGCTCACTGTTTGGGATCTGACTTCTGTATTGTTGCCTTTAAGATACTTTAAGAACTGTGGGAAATGGTACCACTTTAGAAAAGGTTCTCATATGTGCttcttatataataatatataaaaaatataataaaatatttcttaTATAATAACTTAATCATAGGCAGTTGTTATTGCTGTAGTCGTGGACATGCATTCATAATAGTTTATATAGAGTGTATAGAGTCTATAGAGAGCAACAGCACACGTCAATCTACagatattgtatttttatggACTAATCAGAACTAATATAGCATTACTAAATGTGAAAAGAAGGCCAAAGAGCACTGAAGTTGCTTGGGTTTGCTTGTATTCATTTTTCTTTCATCCATAGCCTTCTAACAGTGGGTGAAATTTTTATTTCAGTAAGTTACCGTTGCTAGCAACCATGACATCCAGCTAATATTTACTTTTCATCTAAAATTGATGTAGAACAGTAATTTTACAGATATTTGTAACCGTTATGAGAGTTGAGCGCTGGTCTTCAAATTACATTGCAAGTGGCATTGGGGTCTAAGTACAGAGCGCTATTATGGCTTAATTTCTAATAGATCTCAAATCTCAGATTTTTTGAGCATTACCTCAATTTGTGTAGTTGTTATGGTAAATAATTCACAGCATTTACTCCTGTATTTTAGCTTCAGTGCAACAGAATTCACTCAAAGTTTTCTCCTGGGAGTGACGCCACCAGAGCCAACATGGGTTTGGTTTCTGAACTTTTGTCACTTCTGTGACTTCTCATGTTTGGTGAAGGGTTGCATTTTAAGGCAACATAAGCCTTTCAATGGACAGAAGTCACATATAAACAATTCTAAAGCTTTTGTTGCATTTCTCAATCTTGATGTAATTTAACCTCAAGCTTATTTTAGTTAACCTTTAGACACACATTTATGAAGGTTTATGTGTTAAACCTAATGTGGTCAAGTATCTCCAGGTCCCCTTTCCAGCTAGTGAGCTGTAGACCCATTTAAGTTGGCACCCTACTTCTTGACTGTTACCACAGCCTTGATGTCCAAGGATCACTGCCATATTTGCAACCATCTAAGTGTACTTGTGGTACTTCTGCTGAATCCACAGCTTCCTGCTCTCTTGGGGCTGCTCATGCAAGTGTTCAGCTGGCCCGGGATCATCTGTGTGTACGCAAGCAGTTTGGGGAAACTCTTTCAAACAGCCAGGTGACGAgtctgtgtttattattattattattattattactgcataTCCACCTCGTCATCTTTCATCAGTTTTAGTGTGGTAATGTTAAGTGGAGCACTGAACTTCTACTAAGTGTTCTTTTAAAGGATGATAATGAGGAAGGAATTATTGCTAATAGCATGATTTGTTATCTGTGTTCTTCTCAGTTTCTGCAGTTTAAGCTTGCTGAGATGGCCACCAGGCTGGTAGCGTCTCGGTTGTTGGTGCGGCAGGCGGCTGTGGCTCTGCAGGAGGATCGGCCTGATGCAATCTCACTTTGCTCTATGGCCAAGCTGTTTGCCACTGACGAGTGCtttacagtgagtatcagagcTCAGAGTAGGTCAGAGTTCTGATCTTGTGTGTTTAGTATCCATCTGTACATTTCTAAAAATCTCGACACCTTGACTTGCTTTAATGCAGCAATTTCCTTCAGTATTAATCAgtcctatctgtctgtctgtctgtccatcctgCAGTGAGTGGATTGATACTGACGTGTTGTAAATAGTTGTTTCTTCCTGTGCTTGCAGATTTGTAACCAGGCTCTACAGATGCATGGGGGATATGGGTACCTGAAGGATTATGCAGTCCAGCAGTTTGTTCGAGATATTCGAGTGCATCAGATATTAGAAGGTACACCTGCAACAGTGGAATGAGACCCacaaaacaattttttttatagatGGGCATTATTGATGGTCGTATTGTATTACTAATCATCGAATGTACTTTGATTGGGGAATGCAAAcaacatatatttaatattattatatatttacatttaatattgtatgtatttatactTTTACTCTCTCTTTAAGGTACCAATGAAGTGATGAGGATGATCATTTCCAGGAACTTACTGACCGAGTCTTAATCAGCTTGGACTTCATATCAGGCTCCTAGCACCTGGTTCTGGGCTCTTGTGCACAACACTAACCACATTGATCAGTTTTCACTCTAAACAGTGGGTTTGTTGGATATTCCATGAACTGATTTAATAGTCAAATAGGCATGATAATGAGGAAAAATGATTTGCACATTGATTCTGTATTTGATTATATAAGCCTTTCATGACATCAACTTCCATAGACAAAAAATTAGAAGTCTGCGTTTGTCCGTTTTATGTCATGTAATCTCGGAAAGTGCCATGACAACAAAAGTTTTTTGGAGTCTAAGGTCTTtctaaatgtttatgtaggtttatgtTATGTGTCACAAAAGTATTATAGGAGTAGGAGTCCTGCAGGTTGTAAAATTGTGCCTTTCAATGAAGTGCTACCATGTTGTCTTTGCTGCTTTTGAGCTCCAGTTCTGCTTTGGATTGATATGAATGAAACTGTGTTGGACTGCTGCTCGATTTCTTTGATTATTACCCATCCATGATTTCTAAGGGATCACCACACTTGcacttattaaatatttttgattATGTGAATTTTGGCCATGGATCATTTCATTTATCTTGAAAAAGGGACCGTACAGCACACAAGACAAAGTTAGTTGtttattattcaatatttaagtcacacaaaaaaaatatgttCAGTAACATGGTTGAGAAAGCAGTACCAACGAATAGCTGTGTATTTGCAGGCAAAAGTCTGATTAATTGACTGTCTCTGAAATGTTTTGGTTTAATATTTAGCAGATTAacattaaatacaaatacaaaaaaaaacccacacaaaaaATGGCTTAACAGTGCAatgaaatgcatttatttgaatTTGAAGTTGTTTATAAGCTGATTTATAAACTGTTAGTATGCGACTTTGATTGGGGTGTAAAATGTTCAGATGTGCTTTTACAGTCCATTAAAAACCCTGtgattttgcctcagaatgaaacaagctgattttccttttatagaGGCTTCATTGGCTGGGATTCGGCACTGTGacggctcacaggagccatgtaCCATAATATAGttttgtttttaacactgtaacttaaacacagtgtgttgctaactagctaaggctagcttttagcctaccATGGTACCCACTCGCTTCACTAGGTCTAGCTTCCGCACTCTCCTGAGTTTCAGTCACCCTTCTTCGGACAtcggcacaggaaaagccacagCAACAAGAAACAGTTCGTATTGGCTTCCTGGCCCAGGACTTTTTAGTTTCCCATTCCGATGTGCATTTTGCTCTAGTCTGAGGTCGTCCAGGGAACAGATACTGGAGAGAAGAGATTGCAGAAGCTGGTCaactagtgttagcttttagcctagcacggatACCTCGGCTTCCTCACCCACCGGGTTTGAAATCTCCCTTATTTCTGGACACTGGCACAAGAAACCTGCCTTTAATTTAAGTGGCTGCTGCAGGGATGGCTTTGGGATGTTGGGGTTTTGGGATTGGCCCCATTTTACACTGTGTTTCGGCTATGCCTTTTCCAGTGAGGTTCGAGTCACTTCAACCTTACCAATAtaaacagttttccattctagggccaCTTTAAAGTGGGAGATGTTTTCaagattttacatttattccAGTTCACAAAAATGTCATTACAAAAATGTATCAAATACCCTGTTTGCAAAAGTAAACAATACAGATACACAAATTACAGATAATCAGTCATATGGTTGATGTACAGTAGAGAGCTGCTCTTACACCAGTGGGCTGAAGTGAGAGACTCTAAGTGGAGGGTGACTCTCATCGTATTCGCCAGAAAGCAGAGGACCCTTTAACTTGCGCCGCCCTGCTGGTCCTACATTCATCCGTCTGAGGACAGGAAATGTAAATGAGATTGGCAGTAGAGACTCATTTCATTTATCAATAGCAAGGTTTCTATACACACCTCAGCTCGTTCTTCTCTGAGTGCTGGTGAGCTCTCTTCCTGTAGCAGCAGAGGTAGATCACCACTGCGGCGATCAGCAGAACTACGAGGAAAACACCCATCAGAACCCCACCAACCACCGCTGCAGTGCCACCGTCTGTCAGAAAAATATCAACTTTAAGTTTTGTAAAGTCTGCCCCTGGATTTCACATTATAAAGAGCTTTATTGGACaaattaagataagataagataagataagatagtcctttattagtcccgcagtggggaaattcccagtgtaacagcagaaagggatagcaagacactcagttacaaaaatttggataaatcatttacactatatacacaatataaataagaattaaaagagcaataacaatattatttacagcaaaagactcttaattgcacatgggatattgcacatagtattccctgaacatgaacatgtgtgtgtagttaagtgtgtgtgtatgtggttaagtgtgtgtgtatgtggtccgctgggagcagtgttggttgtgtagtctgacggcagcaggaaggaaggacctgcgataccgctccttcacacacttggggtgaagcagcctgtcgctaaaggagctgcccagtgctgccagagtctcatgcatggggtgggagctgttctccagcatggatgccagcttggttgtcatcctcctgtctcccaccacctgcactgggtctaagaagcaccccaggacagagccggacggccctctttatgagtttgtccagtctcttcttatctgccgtcgagatgctactgccccagcagaccactccataaaagatggcagatgcgaccactgtgtcgaagaacgtcctcaggagtgctccctgcaccccaaaggacctcaatctcctcagcaggtagagtctgctctgatAAGCTTCTGACCAATCCGGAACAGTCCTCTGACCTTTCCTGTTCTTTTAGGGACACTTTTGTGATGCATGGCAGCATCGCATACTACATCTTCCTTCCTTGTTTGGCCTagaattagcttttagccttttcagtCCCTCCAGAGGCTTCACCATGCAccacccacttgacttgaccacAGCGACACTTGCTCTGGTCatcctagcattagcttttagccttcatTTAGCTATTCTCCCTGctcttagcttttagccttcatTTAGCTATTCTCCCTTCTCCAGTTGGTCAAGCGTTAGCTTTTGCCTTCATTTAGCTATTTACCCTACTCCAgttggcctagcattagcttttagtcttCACTCAGCCATTCTCCCTTATCCAgttggcctagcattagcttttagccttcatTCAGCCATTCTTCCCTTTCTGGgtggcctagcattagcttttagcctttatTCAGCTATTTTCCCTACTCCAgttggcctagcattagcttttagtcttCACTCAGCCATTCTTCCCTTTCCGgttggcctagcattagcttttagccttcatTCAGCCGTTCTTCCCTCTCCAGTTGACTAAACATGAACTTTTAGCCTCCACTCAGCCCTTATCCCTTCTTCagttagcctagcattagcttttaaaggtaaaggtgcacgtatttgtcactgtagagtgtacactgtacagcgaaatgtgttctccgcatttaacccatctggtagtgaacacacactcacaaacacacacgtgttaggggcagtgagtacatacacacacccagagcggtgggcagccaactccagcgcacggggagcagagagggccttgctcaagggcccaacagtggcagcttgccgagcccgggaatcgaacccacaaccctgttatcgatatcccggccctctaaccgctgagccttCTCTCAGACATTTTCCCTGCTGTAGTTGGAccagcgttagcttttagccttcaCTCAGCCATCCTCTGTTCTTCAGTTggcctagcgttagcttttagccttcaCTCAGCCATCCTCTCTTCTTCAGTTggcctagcgttagcttttagccttcaCTCAGCCATCCTCTCTTCTCCAGTCAgactagtgttagcttttaaccTTCACTCAGGCACTTTTGGCATTTACCTCACATGGTTTTTGCTTTTGAATGAAGACACAACAGTGTTCACAATGTCACTTCCAAATATAGAATATAGGAGAGTCCCTCGGACCAAGATCATTAAAACGTCTTGGGTTACTTGTGAATCAACCAAGACACCCTACTCCCCCTCTAACAACACAACTCTCACCCCTCTCTGGAGGCACTTAGTGGCCCAAAAGAGCAGAGACCCTGGAAACTCTTCTCTTTTGAAAGGGAGAAAGTGAAATTCCAGAACACCTTAAATTACGGCTATCTTGGCACCAGGCGCCAGGCCCCTCATACTGGTAGAGACCATCTGCTTCTTGACCAACGGTAACCGTTGCCAGTGGAGCCCAGGAAAACTGCCTCTCACCAAGAAGAATCTCAGAACTTTCTTATACTCTATTAAAGTAGCCACGTCACTGTACTAGATGGTGACCATGacaataatgcatttttatCCTTCTCTGTAGAATTTGTAAAATTATGACATCCTGCCTAAGGAAGACTCAAGCATCCATAGCAGCTGTGTTGCTCCACCTGAAACAAAGCCTGAAGCAGTGAGGGTCTGCTCGGAAGTGCGACAGCATTCCTCAGGGCACCCTCCTACCGGCCTCAAGCTGTGACTATGGGACCCTCTTCAAAGCTCCAGACCCTGCGGCAAAGTAAGGTGGTCAACGTTACGTGCAAACTACTGGTGCCTGGAGTTTAACTTGAGCAGGAACGTTACATTCAGAGTGTTAAGTCTTGCACACCAACACTGTTACCTTCGTTTAACAGCGATCCGTCAGACCAGTCCAGTTCTAACCTATAGCAGTAGCTGTCCACCTTATCAAACCCAGCAGTCAGTGTACTTCCCAAACAGCTCACCTTAATACTATTCCAACCACAATCTCAGGAATAATGTTCTGTGGGATGAGTGATCAAGGTAAGCTTTATTGATcgtctaaaattgatacaaccAGTTAAGTAAATTCTACAGTGCTGGGTGAGAGTCCCAGATGGTGGCCCATTTATTTTGGTCCTAACTAATTGAACCAGCgataattcattaataaatgaacacGATCAATAATTAAAccatttaataatgaataaataattcttGATTTGTTAAAGCACTTCCATTTACGTAACAAGAACTCATTAAACAACTATACCATGATAAATACATTAAACAAAACCACTCACATGCCACTTTCACAGTAATGCTGCACGCTGCCTCGCCCAGGTCGTTGGATGCTCTGCAGGTGTATGTTCCAGCAAAGGCAGCAGACAGATTGGTCAGCATCAGGGAACCACTACGCTGATCTAGGAGACAGTAGTTATGCATTTCTTTAGCAGAATTTGCTTAATAATCCCTCAGCCCGTTAAAGTGACAGAACAAGACCAAAACTTTGTAGTAGTGAAGCCCAAGTGAAGACCAAGATCAGGTATGGGGAAATGTAAGTTGTGTAAGGTATTCTACATTATAAGATTTGCATTTTACTGTTGTTGCTGGGGTCTCTTAGGCTGTTAGATGGTGTAATTGGacgtgtaaaaatgaataacatCACAAATTTTTTATCACCTACTTTATGTAACAATTGCACCTTAAAATCCCAGCTTCAAAAGCAAGTTGATGCTCTGAATTTACAGCAGTAGTGTGAAATTGAattccacttcccaactgtaggggaagCCCAGGAGAAAAAAGGGCCAATTcttccataatgctgctttaactagactgttatatgtaaatgatctctgttctcATTGGCTGCCCTGCATTGTTCCTCCTTTAAAATGCATACTAAGTTGAAACACTCCTTTTAACTTCAGCATGAAAGGGCGGAGCTAAGCTGAGATATAGACTGAACAggcagatatatgtaaatgtggtcGTACTGTTGTGcccatttttattgttttttgctgAACTGTCACTTTTTGAAGGGCTAATTATTTTTCTAGATCACAAAACAGTGAAAACCAGAAAAGGGCAGAGAAGAACTAACCAACTATTAGAAATATCAAAGGTCATTTGAAGGTCTCGACCAAATTAGCAGAGCCGCTTACTGTTTGTCTGGCAAACAACTGCACACTGGTTTCAGGTGCTGTAGATAAGCTTGAGGGTTGGGCTCGGCTGCAGCGTTTATGGGTTACAGTATTAATCACCTGAAGGCCCTGAAGGAAGCAGTTTCATACCTTCTACCATGCTGTTGAGGGGCAGAGGGGCTGCATTTTTCTCTCGGCTCCAGGAGTAGATGGGTGTGGGAACTCCCTGGGAGCTCGTACATGTAAGAGTGACATCATTCCCCACATAAGTGTTGCCGCTCAGCTGACATCCAGGCACAGATGGAGGCACTGAACACCAAACCAATGaatataaatgaaaagaaagccaaagtGCAAAGCTAACTACAATGACTTTTTCACATGAGGCCATTTCAATAAGAGCAACTTGAAGATCTTAGTGtgagaaatgaaagaaatcagGAGGCACAGATATGTTTTAACAGCAGCGTAACTCTGTAGGAGGGGACATTTAATCGATACTGCATTGATCACCACCTAACTGATCTACAGGCACAAAAACTCTTGACTACGACAGAAACACTAAAACTGACTAAGAAGGACATTCTCTATTGCTGtgcaataatatatatttaacctCTCGAGACCCTGTGTCCTCAgatggggacattacatttctgcttctctgcaccatgataccctttggcctcatatgacgacattgttttttttttgttgcaaaaACGGCTTCCTGTACAAAATTATATACTATAGGAATAGGAGAAATTTTAAAttcacaccaagcaaaagtccagGTCTCAAGAGGATATATGTTTATAGCGGTTGCTTGCCCCTACCTAACACAGTCAGGTTGATGAGACCCTGTCCACTGCCAGACCAGTCATTTGGATTGGTGACATCGCACATGTAGAGGCCAGCATCAGAGGGCTCAACACTGAGGATCTTCAGAGAAGCGACACCAGAAGTTGGAGGGTTCTGCAGTAAAGCCATTCTGCCCTCCCAAGAGTCCACCCAATACAGATGTCCATTGTAGTACAACACCTAAACAAGGTACAGCTTTTTGTGAAGCAGAAGTACTAAGTATTTTCACAGTTAAAAAGAAATTATGAATAATCAATGACCCCaacatcaataaataaatacataaataaataaatggatatGCTCAATGACATCTATCAAGGGGTGCCTACacattagacagcaagtgaccAGTCGGTTCTTGAAGTTAATGTGTTGGAAGCATGAAAAAAGCATGGATTTGAGTCCGAAGTTTGTGATGACTATATGACtgtgtcagagcatctccagcCAGCAGGTCTTTTCTGGGGCATTCCCGGTAAGCAGTAGTCAGTACCTAACAAAAGTGATCCATGGCAGaacaaggtcatgggcaccaaaggctcactgatgcgatccatggatgCCCTACCTTACAACGTACAGGACTTTAAGGATCAGCTactgaggtcttgtggagtccatgtgtTGCTGGGCcaaagctgttttggtggcacatggGGCGACCtatacaatattaggcaggtggttttagtggtatggctgatcggtgtatatggCTGTCTATACTAAAGACCCTTTGATGAACCTCAGGCCCCAACTAGACATCAGCCAGAATTGGGAATCTTTGACCAGAAGGCTGATCCTAAGTGTCCCTTTAGTGTTTTTCCGAAAGAGAATTAGGATGTCCAGTGTGACCAGGCATAAGAACTTCAAACTCACCCTCTTTGCCTGAAAGGCTGGAGTTCCAGGGGCAGCGTACCGCCACTCCAAAGTGAATCCCTGAGAAGCGTGCGTGCTGTAGCTGCAGGTCAGTTCAGCAGAGGATCCAGAACGGGCGAACACTGAGCTCTTCACCACAACTGCCTCCCATGACCACGCTTCACCTGATCAAGGGTGATCAAACAGTGTATATGGTACATGTATTATATGTGCTATCTAAGATACCACTTGggtatagattttttttctgacatcCACATAAAAAGTCCCACAGTAATCTGTTCTCAAATCTATGAAGGGAGACCTGATAGCTGCTATTATTAGTCTGGTACACTGCCTTCTGTTTTCTTCTTAACCATGCTAGTCATTTAAACACAAATAGGATTCAGTGAGTAgagtaaccaaaaaaaaaaaaaaaaaacatatgaaaaCAATAAGATTCCAAAGATACTGACAGTCAAAAAGTGTCATACACAGATGTTTGATGTGTTTATTCTGTATGGGTGATCTGTGAACAGCAGTGaggaatatgtatatattttttgtggTTGAGGGTGGAGGGATCATAAGCCAAAGAaagctttt
The sequence above is drawn from the Salminus brasiliensis chromosome 11, fSalBra1.hap2, whole genome shotgun sequence genome and encodes:
- the LOC140565937 gene encoding isobutyryl-CoA dehydrogenase, mitochondrial-like isoform X2; the protein is MAPHMAEWDQNEIFPVETMRKAAQLGFGGIYVRPEVGGSGLSRLDTSIIFEALSTGCVSTTAYMCIHNTCAWMIDVFGSNEQREKFCPELCSMEKFASYCLTEPGSGSDAASLLTSAKLKGDHYILNGSKAFVSGGGDTDVYVVMCRTGGKGSKGISCVVVEKGTPGLRFGKKEKKVGWNSQPTRAVIFEDCAVPVTNRLGEEGQGFNFAMKALNGGRINITSCSLGAAHASVQLARDHLCVRKQFGETLSNSQFLQFKLAEMATRLVASRLLVRQAAVALQEDRPDAISLCSMAKLFATDECFTICNQALQMHGGYGYLKDYAVQQFVRDIRVHQILEGTNEVMRMIISRNLLTES
- the LOC140565937 gene encoding isobutyryl-CoA dehydrogenase, mitochondrial-like isoform X1 — translated: MAAIATLSRLAPCGIRRSKALIFSKVQRRGVAACIDPSAGLTDEQKEFQKVAFDFAANEMAPHMAEWDQNEIFPVETMRKAAQLGFGGIYVRPEVGGSGLSRLDTSIIFEALSTGCVSTTAYMCIHNTCAWMIDVFGSNEQREKFCPELCSMEKFASYCLTEPGSGSDAASLLTSAKLKGDHYILNGSKAFVSGGGDTDVYVVMCRTGGKGSKGISCVVVEKGTPGLRFGKKEKKVGWNSQPTRAVIFEDCAVPVTNRLGEEGQGFNFAMKALNGGRINITSCSLGAAHASVQLARDHLCVRKQFGETLSNSQFLQFKLAEMATRLVASRLLVRQAAVALQEDRPDAISLCSMAKLFATDECFTICNQALQMHGGYGYLKDYAVQQFVRDIRVHQILEGTNEVMRMIISRNLLTES
- the LOC140565941 gene encoding V-set and immunoglobulin domain-containing protein 2-like — protein: MVICHAVLISWILLQCLGEAWSWEAVVVKSSVFARSGSSAELTCSYSTHASQGFTLEWRYAAPGTPAFQAKRVLYYNGHLYWVDSWEGRMALLQNPPTSGVASLKILSVEPSDAGLYMCDVTNPNDWSGSGQGLINLTVLVPPSVPGCQLSGNTYVGNDVTLTCTSSQGVPTPIYSWSREKNAAPLPLNSMVEDQRSGSLMLTNLSAAFAGTYTCRASNDLGEAACSITVKVAYGGTAAVVGGVLMGVFLVVLLIAAVVIYLCCYRKRAHQHSEKNELRRMNVGPAGRRKLKGPLLSGEYDESHPPLRVSHFSPLV